Proteins found in one Oryza glaberrima chromosome 4, OglaRS2, whole genome shotgun sequence genomic segment:
- the LOC127771764 gene encoding peptide methionine sulfoxide reductase A2-2, which translates to MSNDTGADGGAANPALGPDADAAASEGLELAQFAAGCFWSVELTYQRLPGVARTEVGFSQGHHHEPTYDDVCGQGTGHAEVVRVHYDPKACPYGVLLDVFWAKHRPTTLIRQGDEAGTQYRSGIYYYTAEQERVARESLEAKQEEWKEKIVTEILPARRFYPAEEYHQRYLEKGGQSAQKGCTDPIRRYG; encoded by the exons ATGTCGAACGAtaccggcgccgacggcggcgcggcgaaccCCGCCCTGGGGCCggacgccgacgcggcggccagCGAGGGCCTTGAGCTGGCGCAGTTCGCGGCGGGGTGCTTCTGGAGCGTGGAGCTGACGTACCAGCGGCTCCCGGGCGTGGCGCGAACGGAGGTGGGCTTCTCGCAGGGGCACCACCACGAGCCGACCTACGACGACGTCTGCGGCCAAGGCACGGGACACGCCGAGGTGGTGCGCGTGCACTACGACCCCAAGGCCTGCCCCTACGGCGTCCTCCTCGACGTCTTCTGGGCGAAGCACAGGCCCACCACGCTCATCAGACAG GGAGACGAAGCCGGGACGCAGTATCGGTCGGGCATATACTACTACACGGCGGAGCAGGAGAGGGTGGCGCGGGAGTCGCTGGAGGCGAAGCAGGAGGAGTGGAAGGAGAAGATCGTGACGGAGATCCTCCCGGCGAGGAGGTTCTACCCCGCCGAGGAGTACCACCAGCGCTACCTCGAGAAGGGCGGCCAGTCCGCCCAGAAGGGCTGCACCGACCCCATCCGCCGCTACGGCTAA